In Streptomyces sp. NBC_01426, one genomic interval encodes:
- a CDS encoding amidohydrolase family protein gives MSDTPYEDPYLIISSDCHAGLPTEQYRPYLDSAFHREFDEFLGQRDARREEATRLGVRNEAFAEKWFHDHEEGLKGGWDVGRRLKELDGDGVAAEVVFPDADAVDSQTAAPFGVGLGLSGDQDPELGMAGARAHNRWLAEFVSQNPERHCGVALLPITGEPAEVVAEIHRAKESGLGALMIPSMWVDKAPYHDRRYDPVWAAAAEAAMPVVTHSGAAPRHEYGDHLGIYVSEVTWWPSRPLWFLLWSGVFERHPGLRFGIAESGCWWLPNQLWFMDRLYLGAHGGKKLSPFAELTRPPSEYLDRQVFICATNTKRRELAQRYEIGVDNILWGSDFPHPEGTWPHTRTWLKNTFHDIPVDETRRMLGLAAADVFGFDTARLAPLARRIGPTPAELGQPTDQAAVRASWARSREVGRHWLTGHDFPTLGVS, from the coding sequence GTGAGCGACACCCCGTACGAAGACCCGTACCTGATCATCTCCTCCGACTGCCACGCGGGTCTGCCCACCGAGCAGTACCGCCCCTACCTCGACAGCGCCTTCCACCGCGAGTTCGACGAGTTCCTCGGTCAACGCGACGCGCGCCGCGAGGAGGCCACCCGCCTCGGCGTGCGCAACGAGGCCTTCGCCGAGAAGTGGTTCCACGACCACGAGGAAGGCCTCAAGGGCGGCTGGGACGTGGGCCGACGCCTGAAGGAACTCGACGGCGACGGCGTGGCCGCCGAGGTCGTCTTCCCCGACGCGGACGCCGTCGACAGCCAGACCGCCGCCCCCTTCGGCGTGGGCCTGGGCCTGTCCGGCGACCAGGACCCCGAACTGGGCATGGCGGGCGCGCGGGCGCACAACCGCTGGCTCGCCGAGTTCGTGTCCCAGAACCCCGAGCGCCACTGCGGCGTCGCCCTGCTGCCCATCACGGGCGAACCCGCCGAGGTGGTCGCGGAGATCCATCGGGCCAAGGAGTCCGGGCTCGGCGCGTTGATGATCCCCTCGATGTGGGTGGACAAGGCGCCCTACCACGACCGCCGCTACGACCCGGTGTGGGCGGCGGCGGCCGAGGCCGCGATGCCCGTCGTCACGCACTCGGGGGCCGCGCCCCGCCACGAGTACGGCGACCACCTCGGCATCTACGTCTCCGAGGTCACCTGGTGGCCCTCGCGGCCCCTGTGGTTCCTCCTGTGGTCCGGGGTCTTCGAACGGCACCCCGGGCTGAGGTTCGGCATCGCCGAGTCCGGCTGCTGGTGGCTGCCCAACCAACTGTGGTTCATGGACCGGCTCTACCTCGGCGCGCACGGCGGCAAGAAACTGTCGCCCTTCGCCGAGCTGACGCGCCCGCCGAGCGAGTACCTCGACCGCCAGGTGTTCATCTGCGCCACGAACACCAAGCGCCGCGAACTCGCCCAGCGCTACGAGATCGGCGTCGACAACATCCTCTGGGGCTCGGACTTCCCGCACCCCGAGGGGACCTGGCCGCACACCCGCACCTGGCTGAAGAACACCTTCCACGACATCCCCGTCGACGAGACCCGCCGCATGCTGGGCCTGGCCGCCGCGGACGTCTTCGGCTTCGACACGGCGCGGCTCGCCCCGCTCGCCCGCCGGATCGGCCCGACCCCGGCGGAGCTCGGCCAGCCCACCGACCAGGCCGCGGTGCGCGCCTCCTGGGCCCGCTCGCGAGAGGTGGGCCGGCACTGGCTCACCGGACACGACTTCCCGACGCTGGGGGTCTCGTGA